One Aegilops tauschii subsp. strangulata cultivar AL8/78 chromosome 2, Aet v6.0, whole genome shotgun sequence genomic window, AGTCGTCTATGTTCCGAGTGCACAAAGGGATTTCCAGAATAACATGTGCATCAATTGGCATGAAAGTCTGCTGGATCAGCGACCTGTTCCATGATGCTGTGGTGCTTATAATGAACTCGGATACTTTGGTTGGGGGGTTCAGCGCAATGCTACCATACGGCCGAAACATACCTTCCCTGGGCAGCCAGTTTTGTGTCCATATATTTGTTGAGACTTCGTTACCAATGCGCTTGATCAGGCCTTGCTTAAGTGTATCTCTACCTTCAATTATGGCTCGCCATACTTGGCTCGAGTGACCCCCTAGTTCAGCCTTGAGAATGTCTGCATCTGGGTAATAAATGATCTTCAACACACGAGCACTCAAGCTTCCGCATTCTGTAATAACCTCCATGCTTGTTTCGCAAGCATTGCTAGGTTGAAGAGCTCAAAGTCTTTGAAACCCAGACCCCCCATGCTCTTGGGTTGTGTCATTGCTTTCCAAGATACCCAATGAGGCTTCCTTTTTCCCTCTTTGCTCCCCCACCAAAACTTTCTGATAAGCATGTTGAGGTGTTCGCATAAGCCTCTTGGTAACTTGAAGCAGGACATGGAAAAGACCGGAACACTTTGAGCAACAGACTTGACTAGCACTTCCTTTCCCGCCGAGGTGATGGCACGCTCAATCCAACCCTGGACCTTACTCCACAGCCGGTCCTTGAGGTACTTAAAAGCACCATACTTAGAACTTCCTATATCAGATGGCATACCCAAGTACTTCTCGTTGAGAGTCTCATTAGGTACATGGAGTACATCCTTTATCTCTTGTCTCACTGAGTCAGGGACCCCCTTGCTGAAATAAATTGATGATTTTGTATGGTTGATGCGCTGACCTGTCGCTTGACAATAGGTTTCCAGAACATGGTGCACCTCATTTGCACCCATACCATTTGCTTTGAAGAACAACAGGCTGTCATCTGCGAATAAGAGGTGGCTTACCGGTGGTGCCGTTGGGGTAACCTGTAGACCACTCAAGTTGGATGACTCACTTTTTGATTTTATCAGGCATGAAAGGCCCTCTGTTGCTAGCAAGAACAGGTATGGGGATATCGGGTCCCCTTGTCTGATACCTCTTGAAGGTTTAAACTGTTGTAGTTTCTTCCCATTGAACAACAAAGAAAAAACTCACAGTAGTTACCAGGCTCATAACAATATCCACCCATCTGGTGTTGAAACCCAGTTTTAGCATTATAGATTTAAGGTATTGCCACTCCACCCTGTCGTAGGCTTTCATCATGTCAAGCTTGAGGGCACAAGACTGGTTTTTCTTAGCTTTGTTCCTCTTCATAAAATGCAAACACTCATAAGCTGTGATGATGTTGTTTGTGATCAACCTGCCTGGCACAAAGGCTGACTGCTCATCTGATATTATGTCAGGCAGCATTACCTTTAGTCTGTTAGCGATCACCTTCGAAGCAATCTTATACAGGACATTACAAAGGCTGATTGGACGAAATTGAGACAGGAGCGTGGGTTTTTTTACCTTTGGGATAAGAACCAGGATAGTGTCGTTTATGCACTCGGCGGATTCTGTTCCTTCCACAATCCTCAAAACAGCCTTAGTCACGTCCTCCGCACAAGTATCCCAGTGATGCTGGAAAAAATGTGCAGGGAATCCATCCGGCCCGGGTGCCTTTGTGGGGAACATCTGAAAGAGAGCCTTTTTTACCTCGTCTTGACTGTACGGAGCATTCAACGTTTCATTCATGGCTGCAGTTACTTTGGTCGGGACGGTATCAAGGACCAGTTCCATCCCCTGGACTCCCTCTGATGTGTACAGATCCCTATAAAAATTATTGGTCATATTCTCCATCTTCGAAACATTGTCCGTTACTTGACCGTCCGGCTTTTGCAAAGCTTTGATCTGATTCTTCCTTCTTCTTCGGCTCGCTCTCGGATGGAAGAAATATGTGTTCTTATCCCCGTGCATTAGCCACTCGAGACGAGCACGCTGGCGCCACAAAATCTCCTCTCTGTGGTATAATTCAGCCAGCCTGTCAACTATTTTTGTCTCGATGTGCATGGGCCCGGATCTGTTTGGCAGTTCGCGTAGCTCCTGTAGAGTAG contains:
- the LOC109759056 gene encoding uncharacterized protein, producing the protein MHIETKIVDRLAELYHREEILWRQRARLEWLMHGDKNTYFFHPRASRRRRKNQIKALQKPDGQVTDNVSKMENMTNNFYRDLYTSEGVQGMELVLDTVPTKVTAAMNETLNAPYSQDEVKKALFQMFPTKAPGPDGFPAHFFQHHWDTCAEDVTKAVLRIVEGTESAECINDTILVLIPKVKKPTLLSQFRPISLCNVLYKIASKVIANRLKVMLPDIISDEQSAFVPGRLITNNIITAYECLHFMKRNKAKKNQSCALKLDMMKAYDRVEWQYLKSIMLKLGFNTRWVDIVMSLVTPTAPPVSHLLFADDSLLFFKANGMGANEVHHVLETYCQATGQRINHTKSSIYFSKGVPDSVRQEIKDVLHVPNETLNEKYLGMPSDIGSSKYGAFKYLKDRLWSKVQGWIERAITSAGKEVLVKSVAQSVPIIYYPDADILKAELGGHSSQVWRAIIEGRDTLKQGLIKRIGNEVSTNIWTQNWLPREGMFRPYGSIALNPPTKVSEFIISTTASWNRSLIQQTFMPIDAHVILEIPLCTRNIDDFWAWHYEKQGSFSVRSAYNMLVATKQRREAWLEGTAGSSTAITEEGAWNRLWKTEVPGKIHMFLWRLSKHSLPTNDLRAHRHMTDSEQCGLCGSRDSWCHSLLECTSSRSVCALIEEETTDKIIGNTEPSARQWLFTLMQLLTHEQFVLRAVTLWSIWHARRKAIHESVFQSPHATYNFITRFMGDLNIIKARKAVRPQSLELHRRFSGGQRSHLRVTARYMLTPES